From a single Pseudalkalibacillus hwajinpoensis genomic region:
- a CDS encoding amino acid ABC transporter permease, producing the protein MPTFAHFFETLLNSYPVFFEGLWLTIRVTFVSVLIAVFIGLFFALFKISQSKILNWIANIYIAVIRGTPLIVQIFIFYFGLTEFNIPKFWAASIGLALHNGAYIAEIFRGSIQSIDKGQMEAGRSLGMSHTLAMRRIILPQAFRRALPPLGNQFIIGLKDSSLAAFIALPELFSIATTQGARTFDEMTYLLIVAVYYLVLVLIFTMLVNLLEKRLSASD; encoded by the coding sequence TTGCCAACTTTTGCTCATTTTTTTGAGACATTATTAAATAGTTATCCGGTTTTCTTCGAAGGACTATGGCTTACTATAAGGGTTACCTTCGTTTCTGTTCTAATCGCAGTCTTTATTGGACTCTTCTTTGCACTCTTTAAAATATCACAATCAAAAATCTTGAATTGGATTGCGAATATTTACATTGCAGTTATTCGAGGGACGCCCCTTATCGTCCAAATCTTTATTTTCTACTTTGGTTTAACCGAGTTTAACATCCCGAAGTTCTGGGCAGCATCGATTGGTCTAGCACTGCATAACGGGGCTTATATTGCGGAGATCTTCCGAGGGTCAATTCAATCGATTGATAAAGGTCAGATGGAAGCGGGGCGCTCTCTTGGGATGAGTCATACGCTTGCAATGAGAAGAATTATACTCCCACAGGCGTTTAGACGAGCTCTACCACCGTTAGGAAATCAGTTTATTATTGGTTTAAAGGATTCCTCTCTAGCTGCTTTTATTGCTCTACCGGAATTGTTCAGCATAGCGACAACGCAGGGTGCCAGAACATTTGATGAAATGACTTATCTTTTAATCGTAGCAGTATACTATCTAGTTCTTGTTTTAATCTTTACGATGCTGGTTAACCTGCTTGAAAAACGATTATCCGCAAGTGATTAA
- a CDS encoding amino acid ABC transporter ATP-binding protein: MTEKAQMIRVEKLNKSFGDLHVLKDIDLEVNESDVVVLIGASGSGKSTLLRCMNFLEIKNSGNVIIEGDTIDPKKNDLNKVRQRVGMVFQHFNLFPHKSVLENVIEAPLMVKKLKRADAVKEGKELLAKVGLADKADVYPNKLSGGQKQRVAIARSLAMKPDIMLFDEPTSALDPELVGEVLATMKSLAKEGMTMVVVTHEMGFAREVGDWVVYMHDGKIVEKGHPNEIFNDPKEQRTQDFLSSIL; encoded by the coding sequence ATGACAGAAAAAGCCCAGATGATTCGTGTTGAGAAACTAAATAAATCATTCGGTGATCTTCATGTACTGAAAGATATCGATTTAGAAGTGAATGAAAGTGATGTTGTCGTGTTGATTGGTGCTAGTGGTTCAGGTAAAAGCACCCTACTACGATGCATGAATTTTCTTGAAATCAAAAATAGCGGAAATGTCATTATTGAAGGGGATACAATTGACCCGAAGAAAAACGATCTTAATAAAGTTAGACAGCGTGTCGGAATGGTGTTTCAACACTTTAATTTATTCCCACATAAATCGGTTCTAGAAAATGTTATTGAAGCCCCATTAATGGTGAAGAAGTTGAAGCGTGCTGATGCAGTCAAAGAAGGAAAAGAACTGCTTGCTAAGGTTGGACTAGCGGATAAAGCGGATGTATATCCAAATAAGCTTTCCGGTGGCCAGAAGCAACGTGTCGCCATTGCGCGCTCTCTTGCGATGAAACCGGATATCATGCTTTTCGATGAGCCAACATCCGCCCTTGACCCAGAGCTTGTTGGAGAAGTTCTCGCTACGATGAAGTCTCTGGCTAAAGAAGGCATGACAATGGTAGTTGTAACGCACGAGATGGGGTTTGCGCGAGAAGTAGGTGATTGGGTTGTGTATATGCACGATGGTAAAATTGTAGAAAAAGGTCATCCAAATGAAATATTCAATGACCCTAAAGAGCAACGAACACAGGATTTCCTAAGTTCGATTCTATAA
- a CDS encoding LiaI-LiaF-like domain-containing protein has translation MKRQSVFPGVLFIGIGLFYLIQTLNLPFSAQITNWQIILILIGIAMIIQGLIAKEGHMLFPGTLLLGLGLHLYFINKLSIWPDTWGMYALILGAAYLITYYKTKKTGLVPGLILLAIAIIELLYTGLEIWLASTFSFIGEFWPIVFIVLGIYLVTKKK, from the coding sequence TTGAAACGTCAAAGTGTTTTTCCAGGAGTATTATTTATTGGAATTGGTCTTTTCTATCTAATTCAAACGCTGAATCTTCCCTTCTCTGCTCAGATCACAAACTGGCAAATCATTTTAATCTTAATCGGAATTGCCATGATCATTCAGGGGCTAATTGCTAAAGAAGGACATATGCTTTTCCCCGGCACTCTATTACTGGGACTTGGATTGCATCTCTATTTCATCAATAAACTCTCGATTTGGCCGGATACATGGGGAATGTATGCCCTTATTCTGGGTGCAGCTTACTTAATCACGTATTACAAAACGAAAAAAACAGGGCTTGTACCGGGACTAATATTGCTTGCCATTGCGATTATCGAGCTTCTCTATACTGGCTTAGAAATCTGGCTTGCCTCTACTTTTTCTTTCATTGGTGAATTCTGGCCAATCGTTTTCATTGTTCTTGGTATTTATCTTGTCACGAAAAAAAAGTAA
- the hemA gene encoding glutamyl-tRNA reductase encodes MHILVVGLNHKTAPVEIREKLSFQENNLPEALDKLRHSKSILEAVILSTCNRTELYVVADQLHTGRYYSKAFLSEWFGIKKEGFSPYLVIRENDAATEHLYRVAAGLDSLVLGETQILGQVRDAFLLAQESQTTGTIFNQLFKQAVTLAKRSHSVTEIGENAVSVSYAAVELAKKIFGGLQNKHVVILGAGKMGELTAKNLQSNGVNQVTVVNRTLEKASELASRFSGQARSMDEVDVALADADILISSTGSTNYVLTEQSVKPLLKKRRGRPLFMVDIAVPRDLDPSLNNMDSVFLYDIDDLEGIVETNLAERKKEAEKVELMIEEDLVQFREWLNTLGVVPMITALRSKALSIQAETMKSIERKLPDLTDRERKVLSKHTKSIVNQLLRDPIVRVKEMAAEPNAEESLEIFTKIFAIEEEIERELHKQRVKENEEKRHHESVAYSPLLQASQLRS; translated from the coding sequence ATGCACATCCTGGTCGTAGGGTTGAACCACAAAACAGCCCCTGTTGAAATACGGGAGAAACTTTCATTTCAGGAGAACAATCTTCCTGAAGCATTAGATAAGTTGCGTCACTCTAAAAGTATTCTAGAAGCTGTGATTTTATCGACATGTAACCGTACAGAGTTATATGTGGTTGCTGATCAGCTTCATACAGGGAGATATTATTCAAAAGCATTTCTATCTGAATGGTTCGGAATTAAAAAAGAAGGTTTTTCACCTTATTTAGTAATTCGTGAAAATGACGCTGCAACTGAGCATCTTTATCGCGTGGCAGCTGGACTTGATTCACTCGTACTGGGGGAAACACAAATTCTAGGACAGGTTCGCGACGCTTTCTTACTTGCACAGGAGTCGCAAACGACTGGAACGATTTTTAATCAGTTATTTAAACAGGCTGTTACGCTTGCTAAGCGCTCTCATTCTGTCACAGAAATCGGGGAAAATGCTGTTTCAGTAAGCTACGCTGCAGTTGAGCTTGCAAAGAAGATCTTTGGTGGCCTTCAGAATAAGCATGTTGTTATTCTTGGAGCAGGCAAAATGGGTGAGCTTACAGCGAAGAACCTGCAGAGCAACGGCGTAAATCAAGTCACTGTAGTAAACCGTACTCTTGAGAAAGCATCAGAGCTTGCATCTCGATTTAGTGGACAAGCTCGGTCGATGGATGAGGTGGATGTTGCTCTTGCTGATGCCGATATTCTGATCAGTTCTACAGGTTCAACAAACTACGTTTTAACAGAGCAGAGTGTAAAACCGTTGCTCAAGAAACGTAGAGGCCGTCCGCTATTTATGGTGGATATTGCAGTTCCAAGAGACCTTGATCCATCTTTAAACAACATGGACTCTGTTTTCTTGTACGATATCGATGATCTTGAAGGTATTGTTGAAACAAACCTCGCTGAGCGAAAGAAGGAAGCTGAGAAGGTTGAGCTTATGATTGAAGAGGATCTTGTTCAATTCAGAGAATGGCTTAACACGCTCGGTGTTGTTCCGATGATTACAGCGCTTCGTTCGAAAGCTCTCTCTATTCAAGCAGAGACGATGAAGAGTATTGAGCGAAAGCTTCCGGATTTAACTGACCGAGAACGTAAAGTGCTAAGTAAACATACGAAAAGTATAGTGAACCAGCTGCTGAGAGATCCGATTGTTCGTGTGAAGGAAATGGCTGCAGAACCAAATGCAGAAGAGTCACTTGAAATCTTTACGAAGATTTTTGCGATAGAGGAAGAGATTGAAAGAGAACTCCACAAGCAGCGAGTGAAAGAAAACGAAGAGAAAAGACACCATGAATCCGTTGCTTACTCCCCTTTATTACAGGCATCGCAGTTGCGCTCCTAG
- a CDS encoding cytochrome C assembly family protein, protein MTNASWLYDVTILLYALSVLGYFIDFLQNNRRANQFAFWLLSIVWVLQSAFLIMQIITIGGFPILTPFEGLFFYAWVIVSLSLLINWFFRVDFFVFFANVLGFSIMAINLFATKEQASSMLTEQLMSELSIIHITMAFLSYGAFSLSFIFSIMYLIVYQMLKGKKWSKRLRRFGDLSQLEKLSYLCSVLGVPLLLLSLILGIVWAMLKVEQFSLFDAKVIISFFVLGVYSTYLYQKVARDIEGKSLAWWNVAAFCFVLINVFLSGTFSEFHFWYV, encoded by the coding sequence GTGACGAACGCTAGCTGGCTTTATGACGTAACCATCTTACTTTACGCCCTTAGTGTATTGGGATATTTTATTGATTTCTTGCAAAACAACCGGAGGGCAAATCAGTTTGCCTTCTGGTTGCTTTCTATTGTATGGGTTCTACAAAGTGCGTTTTTGATAATGCAGATCATTACGATTGGCGGCTTCCCGATTTTGACACCTTTTGAGGGGTTATTTTTTTATGCGTGGGTCATTGTCTCGCTTTCCCTATTGATTAACTGGTTTTTCCGGGTTGATTTCTTTGTATTTTTTGCAAATGTACTTGGTTTCAGCATCATGGCTATTAACCTCTTTGCAACAAAGGAGCAGGCTTCTAGCATGTTGACAGAACAGCTTATGTCTGAGCTTTCAATTATTCATATTACGATGGCTTTTTTATCTTACGGGGCATTTTCTTTATCGTTTATTTTCTCGATTATGTATTTGATCGTTTACCAAATGCTAAAGGGAAAGAAATGGAGTAAAAGACTTAGGAGATTTGGAGACTTATCTCAGCTTGAGAAGCTTTCATACTTATGTAGCGTTCTTGGCGTGCCATTGCTCTTGTTGAGCTTAATTCTCGGAATCGTCTGGGCAATGTTAAAAGTTGAGCAATTTAGCTTGTTTGATGCGAAGGTTATTATTTCGTTTTTTGTGCTTGGAGTTTATAGCACTTACTTATATCAAAAAGTAGCTAGAGATATTGAAGGGAAATCGTTAGCCTGGTGGAACGTCGCAGCTTTCTGTTTTGTTCTGATTAATGTGTTCTTATCAGGAACATTTTCTGAATTCCATTTCTGGTATGTTTAA
- the hemC gene encoding hydroxymethylbilane synthase, which yields MRKIIIGSRRSKLAITQTKWVISKLKELNPGVDFEIKEIVTRGDKILDVTLSKVGGKGLFVKEIEDAMLKGEIDMAVHSMKDMPSVLPEGLIIGCIPEREDHRDVIISESGKTFRELPEGAVIGTSSLRRGAQLKAIRPDIEIKWIRGNIDTRLRKLTDEDYDAIVLAAAGLHRMGWSKDIVTEYLDPDLCLPAVGQGALSIECRESDDELLEIIEKFKDENTTKTVMAERAFLHTLEGGCQVPIAGHAVLKDDSITITGLVGEPDGSIIIKEMESGNDSIQVGNTLALRMKEQGAKDILDRVKEELDQ from the coding sequence ATGCGTAAAATTATTATTGGTTCTAGAAGAAGTAAGCTTGCAATCACACAAACGAAATGGGTGATTAGTAAACTGAAGGAATTGAATCCAGGAGTCGATTTTGAAATAAAGGAAATCGTAACTCGCGGCGATAAAATTCTTGATGTTACGCTCTCGAAGGTTGGGGGGAAAGGTCTTTTTGTTAAGGAAATTGAAGACGCCATGCTTAAAGGTGAGATTGATATGGCGGTTCACAGTATGAAGGATATGCCATCCGTTCTTCCTGAAGGACTTATCATTGGCTGTATTCCTGAGCGTGAAGATCACCGAGATGTTATTATTTCTGAATCCGGGAAAACATTCAGGGAACTACCCGAGGGTGCAGTGATTGGAACGAGCAGCCTTCGGCGTGGTGCACAGTTGAAAGCCATCCGTCCTGATATCGAAATTAAATGGATTCGTGGAAACATAGATACACGCCTTCGTAAGCTTACTGATGAAGATTACGATGCGATTGTTCTGGCGGCTGCAGGCCTTCATCGTATGGGATGGTCGAAAGATATTGTGACGGAATACCTTGATCCGGATCTCTGTTTACCAGCAGTTGGTCAGGGAGCACTATCCATTGAATGCCGCGAAAGCGATGATGAGTTGCTTGAAATTATTGAGAAATTCAAAGATGAGAATACGACTAAAACGGTTATGGCAGAAAGGGCGTTTCTTCATACTCTTGAAGGTGGATGCCAGGTACCGATAGCAGGTCATGCAGTGCTAAAAGATGATTCTATTACAATTACTGGTCTTGTTGGTGAGCCTGACGGTTCAATCATTATTAAGGAAATGGAATCTGGAAATGATTCAATCCAAGTAGGAAATACGCTTGCCCTTCGAATGAAAGAACAGGGAGCTAAAGATATTTTAGACCGTGTTAAGGAAGAACTGGATCAATGA
- a CDS encoding uroporphyrinogen-III synthase, giving the protein MITPLSGKRVLVTRAREQAAAFTKLIEERGGLSIEIPLISFEPRPHILDTIELNQYSWILFTSANGVRFFFEEAFLPNNVKVGAVGSKTARALNDHGVQINLLPRDFVGEGLVAALSRNALLDEKILLPRGNLGRKELPRQLMKLGYDVTDLPLYDTVIPYDSGSELKKVIQNRAVDVITFTSSSTVHHFAHLLEAENLKDQIKGIAIVVIGPITEKTLQSYSIKAHVVPDKYTIEGMLESLEKYFQ; this is encoded by the coding sequence ATGATAACCCCGCTCTCAGGAAAGCGTGTACTGGTCACGAGAGCTCGGGAGCAGGCGGCAGCTTTCACGAAATTAATTGAGGAACGCGGAGGGCTTTCAATTGAAATCCCTCTTATTTCGTTCGAACCACGCCCTCATATACTTGATACGATTGAATTGAATCAGTATAGCTGGATTCTATTTACAAGTGCGAATGGCGTGAGATTTTTCTTCGAAGAGGCCTTTCTACCTAATAACGTAAAGGTAGGTGCAGTAGGAAGTAAAACAGCCAGGGCACTTAACGATCATGGTGTCCAAATTAATCTTCTGCCACGAGACTTTGTTGGCGAAGGCCTTGTTGCAGCCCTGTCTCGTAATGCATTATTGGACGAGAAGATCTTGCTGCCAAGAGGGAATCTTGGTCGGAAAGAATTACCCAGGCAATTAATGAAATTAGGATATGATGTTACTGATTTGCCTCTTTATGATACAGTGATTCCTTACGATTCAGGTTCAGAATTAAAGAAAGTGATCCAAAACCGTGCGGTTGATGTGATTACTTTTACCTCTTCTTCTACTGTACATCATTTTGCTCACCTTCTTGAAGCGGAGAATTTGAAAGACCAGATTAAAGGGATCGCAATAGTGGTAATCGGACCCATCACGGAAAAAACACTTCAGTCTTACAGTATTAAAGCACACGTGGTTCCTGATAAATACACGATAGAAGGCATGCTTGAGAGTCTGGAAAAGTACTTTCAATAA
- the hemB gene encoding porphobilinogen synthase → MEKGNFHRHRRLRRSESMRSLVRETYLHKEDLIYPIFAVEEENVKREIPSMPGVYHYSLDHLNEEIREVVELGIQSVMMFGVPNHKDAIGSEAYCDTGIVQRAIKQIKAEFPDLTVIADTCLCQYTDHGHCGVIEDGYVQNDQSLELLTQTAITQAKAGADIIAPSNMMDGFVSAIRQGLDEAGFVDVPVMSYAVKFSSAFYGPFRDAAHSTPQFGDRKTYQMDPANRLEAIREAESDIAEGADFLMVKPALAYLDIIRELKDRFPLPMVAYNVSGEYSMIKAASQNGWLNEQEVVLEKLTSMKRAGADLIITYFAKDAARWLDQ, encoded by the coding sequence ATGGAAAAAGGGAATTTTCACCGTCATCGTCGATTAAGACGATCAGAATCAATGAGATCTCTGGTAAGAGAAACGTACTTACATAAAGAAGATTTAATTTATCCAATTTTTGCAGTTGAGGAAGAAAATGTAAAACGTGAAATACCTTCAATGCCTGGAGTTTATCACTACTCTTTAGATCACCTGAATGAGGAGATTAGAGAAGTCGTTGAGCTAGGAATCCAGTCAGTTATGATGTTCGGCGTGCCGAATCATAAGGATGCTATTGGTTCTGAAGCGTATTGTGATACGGGAATTGTTCAAAGGGCTATTAAACAAATTAAAGCAGAATTTCCGGATTTAACAGTAATTGCAGATACATGCCTTTGCCAGTATACTGATCATGGCCACTGTGGCGTAATCGAAGACGGTTACGTGCAGAATGATCAGTCCCTTGAATTGCTTACGCAAACAGCCATTACTCAAGCCAAGGCCGGGGCTGACATTATTGCGCCATCTAATATGATGGATGGTTTTGTATCAGCGATCCGCCAGGGGCTAGATGAAGCAGGTTTTGTTGACGTTCCTGTGATGAGCTATGCTGTTAAGTTCTCATCCGCATTCTATGGTCCATTCCGTGATGCTGCTCACAGCACACCACAATTCGGCGATCGTAAAACCTATCAAATGGATCCAGCAAATCGTCTTGAAGCGATTAGAGAAGCAGAAAGCGATATTGCAGAAGGAGCAGACTTTTTGATGGTGAAACCTGCTCTAGCTTATCTTGATATCATTCGTGAGTTAAAAGATCGCTTCCCGCTTCCAATGGTTGCTTATAATGTAAGTGGGGAATATTCAATGATAAAAGCTGCCAGTCAGAATGGATGGTTAAATGAGCAGGAGGTTGTGCTCGAAAAGCTAACTAGCATGAAGCGTGCTGGAGCGGATCTTATTATTACGTACTTTGCAAAAGACGCAGCTCGCTGGTTAGATCAATAG